The window CTTTCGGCGGCAAGAGCCTTATAAAAAACGCCTTCAATGCGTACGCCGCGCAAAAATTTTTCCAAAACGGAATCGGGAAAAGCGAAAAGCGTTATTACTTCATATTCTTTTTCTATCTCGGAAGACGGGTGTTCCACCTTTGCGGAAAAATCTCCGTCGTTTGTAAAAATAATTGCACCGCCTGAAAGCATATCCAATCTTCCGATATTGTAAAGTCTCTCGGAATATTCATCTTTTAAAAGAGACGCCGCAATAGGTCTGCCTTTTTCATCTGCAAGAGTGCAAACATAACCTTCAGGCTTATTTAAGAGAACATAGCGTTTTTCTTTTTCCAAAAAAACCTGTTTACCGTCAACGCAGATAAGTTCGCTGCCTAAAACCTTTGTTCCAAGTTCGGTAACGATTTTTCCGTCAATACTGACTCTCCCGTTTAAGATAAATTGCTCGGCGGAACGCCTTGAAGCGACGCCGCAATGTGCAAGATATACTTGCAGTCTGATTTTTTTTTCTTCGTTACATTCGTTTTGCATATTTGATTATCTTGCAAGCTCAAAGCGTTCGCTTTCGGTTTCGTCGAGTTTCGGTAAATCCGAAATACTGTTAAGTTTAAATACTTTTAAAAATTCTTTTGTTGTACCGAACATAATCGGTTTTCCGGGAATGTCTTTTTTTCCAACTTCTTTAATTAAATCTTTTTCAATTAAAAGCCTAATCATATTATCGGCGGAAACACCCCGAATGGCTTCTATTTCGGCTCTGGTTACAGGCTGAGAATATGCAATAATGGAAAGGGTTTCCATAGCGGCACGCGAAAGTTTTCCTTCGTTTTTTTTACCGTATCTGTCTTTTAAATGTTCCCATAATTCCTTTTTAGGCATAATAACCCAGCCGCCCATCATCTTGGTTAATTCGATTCCGCTTTGCGGCGACGAATAATCTTCCTGTAAGGCGGAAATACAGGCGGTAATTATTTCAGGTGAAAGGCCTGAAATTTTACAAAGGGATTCATCGGTAAGGGGCTCTCCTTCCAAGTATAAGATTGCTTCGACTAAGGCCGTTTCTTTTTCCAAATTATATTCCTGTACCATTTTCCTGCTCCCACGCCTTTATTTTTATGTCTCCGAACATTCTGTTTTGCCAAATACTTGCCATTTTAAATTTTACCGCTTCTAAAATTGCCATAAATGCACAAACTACGTCCAAGAGGTTCCCCTTACGGATAATCAAATCGGTAAACAAACACTCTCCTTTTTTTTCCAAAAGTTCGTTCATTAAGGTAATTTTTTCATTTACGGAAACTTCTTCATATAAGTCAAGAATATGCTCGGTTTTATAACTGGACATAAGCTGCGAAAATGTTTTTAAAAGTTCCCATGTGTCAAGCCTTTCCCAAAGTTCGTCTTCGTTAAAGGGAAGAGCCGTTTGAATTTTTTTCCGCTCAAAATACCACTCGGCATCGTTTTCCTGTTCTTCCATAAGCTCGGAAAGTTTTTTATATTTTTGATATTCGATTAATTTATCTACGAGCTCGGTTCTGGGGTCTTCAATATCGCCTTCATCAAGCTCCACTTCAACCGGTAAAAGCATTCTGCTTTTTATGTAAAGTAAGTTAGCCGCCATTGAGTAAAATTCCACAAGGTTATCCAAATCGGGCGAAACGGCATAATCCAAGTATTGCAGATATTGCTCCGTAATATCCGAAATGGGAATATCGTAAATATTAACTTCATTTTTGTTTATTAAAAAAAGGAGAAGATCAAGCGGCCCTTCAAAATTATTTACTTTAAATTCCGTATTTGAAACTTCCGCAACCTGTGTGTTATCGTTCATGCAAACCCCTCTTATAAAATTCGGCAGATTGTAGGAAAACTTAAGGCCGGTTAAAACATAAAACCTGGGTCGTGCCGCTATTCACCGGGATTACAGACCTTACAAGGTTTATAGCCTTTTTCCTTTGCAACTTTTATTGTAAGCTCGGTAATTTTTTTTGACCTTTGTATGGTTTTGCAAGTTTTATAATGGTATTTTTTTCCGTTTCCCGCTATATATACTTTTTTTGACGCACCGGCACCAAAAAGACTTAAAAGAGCGGCAAATAAAAAAACAAACATCGCAGTTTTTCGTTTATTCATGGCAGGGTAAGAGTATCATAAAAAATAAAAATAGGCAAGCGGAAAAATTTTTACTTATAGCATTGCGTATAAAAACTGCTTGACAAAGCCTTTTTTTATTCTTATTATACTTCAACTACAAAACATTGGGAGAACCTTGATTTATGAACAAAAACAACAAAAATCCTTGCAGTTTAAACGGTTTAAAGTTCGGATTTGCCGAACATTTTTCTTCAGGCGATATTGAAGCGTTTTTCGGCGTTTTTGCGGACGTATTTTCAAAAATTTCGGTTATTATCGGAGTATTGCTTTTCGGTGAAAAAATGCCCAAGGAATTGGTTTTAGGCCGTATCTTGCCCGGTATCGCGGCAGGCTCTATTTTAGGCTGCTTAATATATTTTTGGGAAGCTCATAAGCTGGGTATAAAAGAAAACAGG is drawn from Treponema pedis and contains these coding sequences:
- a CDS encoding pseudouridine synthase gives rise to the protein MQNECNEEKKIRLQVYLAHCGVASRRSAEQFILNGRVSIDGKIVTELGTKVLGSELICVDGKQVFLEKEKRYVLLNKPEGYVCTLADEKGRPIAASLLKDEYSERLYNIGRLDMLSGGAIIFTNDGDFSAKVEHPSSEIEKEYEVITLFAFPDSVLEKFLRGVRIEGVFYKALAAERISKTEMRIILIEGKNREIRRVLKFFNIKIKKLKRTRIGPVMLGDLPAGKHRPLTEKEIQGLIKT
- the scpB gene encoding SMC-Scp complex subunit ScpB; protein product: MVQEYNLEKETALVEAILYLEGEPLTDESLCKISGLSPEIITACISALQEDYSSPQSGIELTKMMGGWVIMPKKELWEHLKDRYGKKNEGKLSRAAMETLSIIAYSQPVTRAEIEAIRGVSADNMIRLLIEKDLIKEVGKKDIPGKPIMFGTTKEFLKVFKLNSISDLPKLDETESERFELAR
- a CDS encoding segregation and condensation protein A; translated protein: MNDNTQVAEVSNTEFKVNNFEGPLDLLLFLINKNEVNIYDIPISDITEQYLQYLDYAVSPDLDNLVEFYSMAANLLYIKSRMLLPVEVELDEGDIEDPRTELVDKLIEYQKYKKLSELMEEQENDAEWYFERKKIQTALPFNEDELWERLDTWELLKTFSQLMSSYKTEHILDLYEEVSVNEKITLMNELLEKKGECLFTDLIIRKGNLLDVVCAFMAILEAVKFKMASIWQNRMFGDIKIKAWEQENGTGI